A window of Leptospira hartskeerlii contains these coding sequences:
- the leuB gene encoding 3-isopropylmalate dehydrogenase: MKKVAVLAGDGIGPEVMKVALSVLKKALGSKASDFQFTESLVGGIAIDKTGGPLPPETLKLCEESDAILFGSVGGPKWESLPPEKQPERGALLPLRKHFDLFANLRPAIIYPELRNASPIKPEIIGEGLDILILRELTSGIYFGQPKGREGSGAEEFAFDTMRYSRREIERAARVAFEAARKRNNKVTSIDKANVLTTSVFWKEVVIDLHKKEFSDVQLTHLYVDNAAMQLIVNPKQFDVILCENMFGDILSDEASIITGSIGMLPSASLSESGFGLYEPSGGSAPDIAGKGIANPIAQILSAALLLRYSFSMEEEAQKIETAVRKVISAGKRTKDIAEKGAEILGTEEIGIEIEKVL, translated from the coding sequence ATGAAAAAAGTAGCCGTATTAGCAGGGGACGGAATCGGCCCCGAGGTCATGAAAGTGGCCCTCTCCGTTCTTAAAAAAGCGCTCGGCTCCAAAGCCTCCGACTTCCAATTTACGGAAAGCTTAGTAGGAGGAATTGCAATCGACAAAACTGGAGGACCTCTTCCTCCAGAAACTTTAAAACTTTGTGAAGAATCAGATGCTATCCTATTCGGATCTGTTGGAGGTCCTAAATGGGAATCACTTCCACCGGAAAAACAACCTGAGAGAGGAGCACTTCTTCCTTTACGTAAACATTTCGATCTATTCGCAAATCTTCGACCTGCGATCATTTATCCTGAGCTCAGAAATGCTTCTCCAATCAAACCTGAAATTATTGGAGAAGGCCTGGATATTCTTATTCTAAGAGAATTAACCTCAGGTATCTATTTCGGTCAGCCAAAAGGTAGAGAAGGAAGCGGAGCGGAAGAATTCGCATTCGATACAATGAGATATTCCCGCAGAGAGATCGAAAGAGCAGCAAGAGTTGCATTCGAAGCCGCGAGAAAAAGAAATAATAAAGTCACAAGCATTGATAAGGCAAACGTATTAACCACTTCCGTTTTTTGGAAAGAAGTGGTGATCGACCTTCACAAAAAAGAATTTTCCGACGTCCAATTAACCCATCTTTATGTGGACAATGCGGCGATGCAGCTAATCGTAAATCCGAAACAATTCGACGTGATCCTTTGCGAGAATATGTTTGGGGACATTCTTTCCGACGAAGCCTCCATCATCACAGGTTCTATCGGGATGCTTCCTTCTGCTTCCCTTTCAGAATCCGGATTCGGTTTATATGAACCTTCCGGCGGATCCGCACCGGACATCGCAGGCAAAGGAATTGCAAACCCGATCGCTCAGATTTTGAGTGCTGCACTACTCTTACGTTATTCTTTCTCTATGGAAGAAGAAGCACAAAAGATAGAAACTGCAGTCCGTAAAGTGATTTCCGCAGGAAAACGTACCAAAGATATCGCCGAGAAAGGCGCCGAAATTTTGGGAACGGAAGAAATCGGAATAGAAATTGAGAAGGTTTTATAA
- the serB gene encoding phosphoserine phosphatase SerB, whose product MERRSEVSKEYVCDVWNIDNALPREELVYLRQELQRFRKIDLIQISSFLNNDVLFCFDMDSTLIQEEVIDELARYAGVYEEVAHVTKEAMEGNLNFHEALQKRCHYLKDLPVSIFDELYFKLHANHGVPELLQGLKKKNAKTAVFSGGFIDILERFKQEYSIDEVRANYLDRVGDKLLGTVSGTVVDKNIKRDSLLELQSRFQIRKENIVAVGDGANDQLMLEASGIGIGFHAKEGLKSNISNWIDFASMDVLLYLFA is encoded by the coding sequence ATCGAAAGAAGATCGGAAGTTTCCAAAGAATACGTATGCGATGTTTGGAATATAGATAATGCTCTTCCAAGAGAAGAATTAGTCTATCTCAGACAAGAATTACAAAGATTCCGTAAAATTGATCTGATCCAAATCTCTTCCTTTTTAAACAATGACGTATTGTTTTGTTTCGATATGGATTCCACTTTGATCCAAGAAGAAGTCATAGACGAACTTGCAAGATACGCAGGTGTTTATGAAGAAGTCGCACATGTGACAAAGGAAGCAATGGAAGGCAACCTGAACTTTCACGAAGCTCTCCAAAAAAGATGCCATTATTTGAAAGATCTTCCTGTTTCCATATTTGACGAATTGTATTTTAAATTACATGCAAATCACGGTGTCCCTGAATTGCTCCAAGGTTTAAAGAAGAAGAACGCGAAAACCGCAGTATTCAGCGGCGGATTTATAGACATATTAGAAAGATTTAAACAAGAATATTCCATTGATGAAGTTCGTGCAAACTATTTGGACCGAGTAGGGGATAAACTTTTAGGAACAGTATCCGGAACTGTAGTCGATAAAAATATCAAAAGAGATTCTCTTTTGGAACTTCAATCTCGCTTTCAAATACGCAAAGAAAACATCGTAGCTGTGGGCGACGGCGCAAACGACCAACTGATGTTAGAGGCTTCCGGTATCGGGATTGGATTTCATGCGAAAGAAGGTCTTAAGTCCAATATTTCCAACTGGATAGACTTTGCTTCTATGGATGTTCTTCTGTATTTATTTGCTTAA
- a CDS encoding aspartate aminotransferase family protein, giving the protein MNETASDFQSTKELTDKYLLDLFNRYPVAFRYGVNELLFDQNNKQYIDFLAGVAVTNLGHSDPDIIEAIRNQIDKLMHTSNWFYSEEASRLAELLILNTFPGKVFLCNSGTEATEAAFKLARAYAEQKQIHDPVIISLHKSFHGRSVSGISLTGQKKMHTGFGKLLEGIEFVSPNNEEELVDAFERFAGRVVAFIAEPILGESGIIPLTHGYMNLVRELTLENEALLILDEIQTGFGRTGTMFAFETFGFSPDAMTLAKGLGSGFPMGALIIAEKYQNVLAKGTHGSTFGGNHLGATIAYETIRIIQTRDVLANVNSCSEIAFSRLNQMKQKNKIVKEIRGKGLHIGVELTVPSRPIAELCLEKGLIINATGDTVIRVMPPLTISAQYLNEGLDILESVLEAQK; this is encoded by the coding sequence ATGAACGAAACTGCATCAGATTTTCAAAGTACAAAAGAACTTACAGACAAGTATCTTCTAGACTTATTCAATCGTTACCCTGTAGCATTCCGTTACGGAGTGAACGAATTATTATTCGATCAAAACAATAAGCAATACATCGACTTTTTAGCAGGTGTAGCAGTTACAAATCTGGGTCATAGCGATCCGGATATTATAGAAGCGATCCGCAACCAAATAGACAAACTAATGCATACTTCCAATTGGTTCTATTCGGAAGAAGCATCTCGTTTAGCGGAACTTCTCATCCTGAATACTTTTCCAGGAAAGGTATTCTTATGTAATTCCGGAACGGAAGCAACAGAAGCAGCTTTCAAACTAGCTAGAGCTTACGCGGAACAGAAACAGATACACGATCCGGTAATCATATCTCTCCATAAAAGTTTCCATGGAAGATCCGTCTCAGGGATCAGCCTAACCGGACAGAAAAAAATGCATACCGGCTTCGGGAAACTATTGGAAGGAATAGAATTCGTTAGCCCAAACAATGAAGAAGAGCTAGTGGATGCATTCGAAAGATTCGCGGGAAGAGTGGTTGCGTTCATTGCAGAACCTATCTTGGGAGAAAGCGGGATCATCCCTCTTACCCATGGATATATGAACCTTGTTAGAGAGTTGACCTTAGAAAATGAGGCACTTCTGATCTTAGACGAGATCCAAACAGGTTTCGGAAGAACTGGCACTATGTTTGCTTTTGAAACATTCGGTTTTTCTCCGGATGCAATGACACTTGCAAAAGGTCTTGGTTCCGGATTTCCTATGGGTGCTTTGATCATTGCGGAAAAATACCAAAACGTTTTAGCGAAAGGCACTCATGGAAGCACTTTCGGCGGAAACCATTTGGGCGCAACGATTGCTTATGAAACGATCCGGATCATCCAAACAAGAGACGTTCTTGCAAACGTTAACTCTTGTTCCGAGATCGCATTCAGCCGTTTGAATCAGATGAAACAGAAAAATAAGATCGTAAAAGAGATCAGAGGAAAGGGTCTTCATATTGGAGTAGAATTAACCGTTCCTTCTAGACCGATCGCAGAACTCTGTTTGGAAAAAGGGCTGATCATAAATGCTACTGGAGACACTGTTATTCGTGTCATGCCTCCGCTTACGATCTCAGCACAATATTTGAATGAAGGACTGGATATTCTAGAATCCGTCTTAGAAGCACAGAAATAA
- the bioB gene encoding biotin synthase BioB, whose translation MKLSLETPQATAEKVFSEVPSIIDREETHAILSGQVPLTEALDRAYKIREKYFGKTVRIHVLDNIKNGHCPEDCGYCAQRKNADSGVQEYSMKSPEEIFQDAVQAKENGAYRFCMVTAGTGPNSLATEKLAFTIEKISKELGLKVCLSAGLLDREKAERLKAAGLDRYNHNLNTSKAHYPEICDTHTYEQRVETITHLMKAGVGMCSGVIVGMGESLWDLTDVIYEIKNLKVISIPVNFFIPVAGHAIKNPQGLTPEFCLRTLIAFRLVNPDSEVRIAAGREGHLRGLQGMALYAANSLFASGYLNVKGSDAADTIRMILDSGFYPEFSSGVGEEIDWESALGKDHPYAPENFPELYKYRKSLK comes from the coding sequence ATGAAACTTAGTCTAGAAACTCCCCAAGCCACTGCAGAAAAAGTATTTTCAGAGGTGCCAAGCATTATCGATCGGGAGGAAACACATGCAATTCTAAGTGGCCAAGTCCCATTGACTGAGGCTTTGGACAGGGCATACAAAATCCGCGAAAAATATTTCGGTAAAACAGTTCGGATTCATGTTCTAGACAATATTAAGAACGGACATTGTCCGGAAGACTGCGGTTATTGCGCTCAAAGAAAGAATGCTGATTCTGGGGTCCAAGAATATTCTATGAAATCTCCTGAGGAGATATTCCAAGATGCGGTCCAAGCAAAGGAAAATGGTGCTTACCGTTTCTGCATGGTTACAGCGGGAACAGGACCTAATTCTCTAGCAACCGAAAAGCTGGCATTCACAATCGAGAAGATCAGCAAAGAATTGGGACTAAAAGTTTGTTTGTCCGCCGGTCTATTAGATAGAGAAAAAGCAGAACGTTTAAAGGCGGCCGGTCTTGATAGATACAATCATAATCTGAATACTTCTAAGGCACACTATCCAGAAATCTGTGACACTCATACCTACGAACAAAGAGTAGAGACCATCACCCATTTGATGAAAGCAGGAGTAGGGATGTGCTCCGGTGTGATCGTTGGAATGGGGGAATCACTTTGGGATCTAACGGATGTTATATACGAGATCAAAAACCTAAAAGTAATCTCCATTCCGGTGAATTTTTTCATCCCTGTTGCGGGACATGCGATTAAAAATCCGCAAGGTTTAACCCCGGAATTTTGCCTTAGGACTCTCATTGCATTTCGTTTGGTGAACCCTGATTCAGAGGTCCGTATTGCTGCAGGAAGAGAAGGACATTTAAGAGGACTGCAAGGAATGGCTTTATACGCTGCTAATTCCTTATTTGCAAGCGGGTATCTGAACGTAAAAGGTTCCGATGCCGCAGACACTATCCGGATGATCCTAGACTCAGGATTCTATCCTGAATTCTCTTCCGGTGTGGGAGAAGAAATAGATTGGGAATCCGCTCTCGGAAAAGACCATCCTTATGCTCCTGAAAATTTCCCGGAACTTTACAAATATCGGAAATCCTTGAAATAG
- a CDS encoding GDSL-type esterase/lipase family protein, which produces MKVLGICFFLLSLISCSVFQPRTIYDYYNPDFKCVDKVGIRDSDEWESYQKLYLEAVLIYTNENEKLKKANIVFVGNSLIAAIPPDLIQADFPGSVNRGIAGDMTELLLNRLDSTVLNLKPSTIILEIGGNDIRDGKCLDYIEGIHRLLVQKIRTSLPNTKVLILGIPPVLSRNVNSVSPIVNAWLLRIANENQNVQFLDIWPEFRQKEIPFIREELAFSYDGKKDPIHINRDAYIIWLRKIKSLLR; this is translated from the coding sequence ATGAAAGTATTAGGGATTTGTTTTTTTCTTCTTTCCCTAATCTCTTGTTCTGTTTTCCAACCCAGGACAATATACGACTATTATAATCCAGATTTCAAATGTGTGGACAAGGTAGGTATCCGGGATTCCGACGAATGGGAATCCTACCAGAAATTGTATCTGGAAGCAGTCCTGATCTACACAAATGAGAATGAAAAATTAAAAAAAGCGAATATAGTTTTCGTAGGAAATAGCCTGATCGCAGCTATTCCACCGGATCTGATCCAAGCGGATTTTCCAGGTTCTGTAAACCGAGGGATTGCCGGAGATATGACGGAACTTCTTTTGAACCGTTTGGACTCCACCGTCCTGAATCTAAAACCTTCTACTATTATCCTAGAAATCGGTGGAAACGATATTCGCGACGGTAAATGCCTGGATTATATAGAAGGGATTCATAGACTTCTGGTCCAAAAAATTAGAACCAGCCTTCCGAACACAAAGGTGCTTATTCTCGGAATTCCGCCGGTTTTAAGCCGAAATGTGAATTCTGTATCTCCTATTGTAAATGCTTGGCTTTTACGGATCGCAAATGAGAACCAAAATGTCCAATTCTTGGATATCTGGCCTGAGTTTCGACAAAAAGAGATTCCTTTTATCCGAGAAGAATTGGCATTTTCTTATGATGGAAAAAAAGATCCGATCCATATCAATAGAGACGCCTATATCATTTGGCTTCGCAAAATTAAATCCCTTTTACGTTAA
- a CDS encoding polyphenol oxidase family protein, with protein MIDHRFFLEDKRSLRLLILGNKEATGDPNDPNFIRERVAQASGVAGTEVFFMNQEHGTTILEVNGSPSAEIPTGDALFTTEPKKILVVKTADCMPIFFWTGRPALVGVIHSGWKGTLAGITEKVLAHVQKRYGVDPELVHFYLGPYATGKHYEVGEDVASLFRKEVPNSLKALEEPGKFLLEQKTFLLHRIKSLGIQPFLETAGVCTMSPNSKFFSHRRGDTGRNLNCIWLE; from the coding sequence ATGATCGATCATAGATTTTTTCTAGAAGACAAAAGAAGCCTTAGGCTTTTGATCCTGGGAAACAAAGAGGCTACCGGAGATCCAAACGACCCGAATTTTATCCGGGAGAGGGTCGCGCAGGCTTCCGGAGTTGCGGGTACCGAAGTATTTTTTATGAACCAGGAACATGGAACTACCATCCTGGAAGTAAACGGATCTCCCAGCGCCGAAATTCCTACAGGGGATGCTCTATTTACCACGGAACCTAAAAAGATCCTAGTCGTAAAAACGGCTGATTGTATGCCGATCTTCTTTTGGACAGGAAGGCCTGCTCTTGTAGGGGTAATCCATTCTGGCTGGAAAGGAACTCTTGCAGGTATTACTGAAAAAGTCCTGGCTCATGTGCAGAAAAGATATGGAGTAGATCCTGAACTGGTCCATTTTTATTTAGGGCCTTATGCGACCGGCAAACACTATGAAGTCGGAGAAGATGTGGCTTCTCTTTTTCGTAAAGAAGTGCCGAATTCTCTCAAAGCGTTAGAAGAGCCTGGAAAGTTTCTGTTGGAACAAAAAACTTTTTTACTTCATAGGATTAAAAGTCTAGGGATACAGCCTTTTTTGGAAACTGCCGGAGTTTGTACGATGTCTCCCAATTCTAAATTTTTTAGTCATAGAAGGGGAGATACCGGTAGGAATTTGAATTGTATCTGGTTGGAATAA
- a CDS encoding phosphoribosylanthranilate isomerase, translating to MSQTPKVKICGIRKVDDLKVCVEEGADLIGINFVSSSPRLVSPKEAEILITYLYTSVPSFLRPKIVFLFYKSSTQYIEALLKNLRHDYVQYVSDDSLAPGESSPLYQTKDSRILSYRVRGKVNDDSLHFLNSDLLILDSYKSDAGGGTGESFPWEQVSEVRRPYLLAGGLTPENVAKALSQTKAYGVDVASGVESSPGNKDQELIRNFIRNAKRFAYNGN from the coding sequence ATGTCCCAAACCCCTAAAGTAAAAATCTGCGGAATACGAAAAGTAGACGATCTAAAAGTCTGCGTGGAAGAAGGAGCCGATCTGATTGGGATCAATTTTGTCTCTTCCAGTCCAAGACTTGTTTCCCCGAAAGAAGCCGAGATCCTAATTACCTATTTATATACTTCTGTTCCTTCTTTTTTACGTCCAAAAATCGTATTCCTTTTTTATAAATCTTCAACCCAATATATAGAAGCGCTTTTAAAAAATTTGCGACACGACTATGTCCAATACGTTAGCGACGACTCATTGGCTCCCGGAGAATCTTCTCCTCTCTACCAAACCAAGGATTCCAGAATACTTTCCTATCGTGTTCGAGGAAAAGTAAACGATGACTCTTTACATTTTTTAAATTCAGATTTATTGATATTAGATAGCTATAAATCTGATGCGGGCGGTGGAACAGGAGAAAGTTTTCCTTGGGAACAGGTCTCGGAAGTCCGAAGACCTTACCTGCTTGCAGGAGGGCTTACTCCGGAGAATGTTGCAAAGGCACTCTCCCAGACAAAAGCATACGGAGTAGATGTTGCAAGTGGTGTAGAATCTTCTCCAGGAAATAAAGATCAGGAACTCATTCGGAATTTTATTAGAAATGCAAAAAGATTCGCTTACAACGGAAACTAA
- the mutS gene encoding DNA mismatch repair protein MutS, protein MQKDSLTTETNSPDLTEALDTPMMRQYLEIKAKFPDSILFFRMGDFYEMFLEDAKIASAILDIALTKRQNSVPMCGIPFHSKDGYISRLLSAGKKIAVCEQSRPEDGNTKLMTRDVVRIITPGTVIEEHLLSGFQNNYLCVLVPKAALIFVGMADVSTGEVLHFAVPISRTQVLESEFVKFKPSEICVFSQDLERIRTWQNFGERELTVLDATKVGSENSNDPFQTVTRTLEYYIRENYRDGTLTLREPRILQTGSYLEMDRETILNLELIENEKEDKGHTLFSVLNFCSTAKGKRVLKQRILFPETDPAILKSRWEKQDIIKRIPLAHLTQSLKDLGDLERILGRFRGNKAYPRDFKTILSSIQTLDSLIGLLSPLGYPISKPDKLDQLKDYIEGRIHTEELPVILGNGKFLKDGFDKNLDRAREAGSKGADWILELETEEKKKTGLSTLKIKYNKIVGYFIEISRAQAEQAPKEYLKKQTLVTSERFTTARLEEIERTILEADEIIQKVEKAEFEKMVQTVLEYSSELLLVSEEFGDLDFQISLLKAEEKFGWIRPELSEDSNLEMKSSRHPVVEASLPVGAKFTPNDVGLDGKENSIAILTGPNMAGKSTFMRQIAINQILFQIGGSVAAETAKLPILDKLFTRIGAGDNLNAGESTFYVEMKETANILKNCTSQSLLLFDEVGRGTSTYDGMSIAWAILESLSEMHPRPKTVFATHYHELTELARLPGVWNLHMETVEKDDKVIFLRKVKPGKAKKSFGIYVAQLAGVPDSVVKRAAEILTDMESRKKEIRIQTREPSLFQDMSAPNGDSQFWQDFKKEITDLPIDSMTPIEALKLLDDWKKRVSSRG, encoded by the coding sequence ATGCAAAAAGATTCGCTTACAACGGAAACTAATTCTCCTGATCTAACAGAAGCGCTGGATACTCCTATGATGAGGCAGTATCTGGAGATCAAAGCCAAGTTTCCAGATTCTATTCTATTCTTCCGAATGGGAGATTTTTATGAAATGTTTTTGGAAGATGCGAAAATTGCTTCAGCAATTTTAGACATTGCGCTTACTAAAAGACAAAACTCGGTTCCAATGTGCGGGATCCCATTCCATAGCAAGGACGGATATATTTCCAGATTACTTTCTGCAGGAAAGAAGATAGCAGTCTGCGAACAATCTAGACCGGAAGATGGAAATACAAAACTGATGACCAGGGATGTCGTGAGGATCATCACTCCAGGCACAGTGATCGAAGAACATTTACTTTCAGGTTTCCAAAATAATTATCTATGCGTGCTCGTCCCGAAAGCTGCCTTGATCTTTGTAGGAATGGCTGATGTTTCTACGGGAGAAGTTTTACATTTTGCGGTCCCGATTTCCAGGACCCAAGTATTAGAATCGGAGTTCGTAAAATTCAAACCCAGCGAAATTTGTGTATTCTCCCAAGACTTAGAAAGGATCAGAACTTGGCAAAACTTCGGAGAAAGAGAATTAACCGTTTTAGATGCGACTAAAGTTGGGTCGGAAAATTCTAACGATCCATTCCAAACTGTTACCAGAACATTAGAATATTATATTAGAGAGAATTATAGGGATGGAACTCTTACCTTAAGAGAGCCACGAATCTTACAAACAGGTTCTTATTTAGAAATGGATAGGGAAACCATCCTGAATCTGGAACTAATCGAAAACGAAAAAGAAGACAAGGGTCATACTCTATTCTCAGTTCTAAATTTTTGCAGTACTGCCAAAGGAAAAAGAGTCCTGAAACAGAGGATCTTATTTCCGGAAACGGACCCTGCCATCCTAAAATCCAGATGGGAAAAGCAGGACATCATCAAAAGGATCCCCCTTGCTCATTTAACTCAATCGCTCAAAGACCTAGGAGATCTGGAAAGAATCCTAGGTAGATTTAGAGGCAACAAAGCCTACCCTCGGGATTTCAAAACGATCCTTTCTTCTATCCAAACCTTGGATTCTCTCATAGGTTTACTTTCCCCTCTTGGATATCCGATCTCCAAACCGGATAAATTGGATCAATTAAAGGATTATATTGAGGGAAGGATCCATACGGAGGAACTTCCTGTTATATTAGGAAATGGTAAATTTCTAAAAGATGGCTTCGACAAAAATCTGGATAGAGCACGAGAAGCAGGTTCCAAAGGTGCCGACTGGATCTTAGAATTAGAGACAGAAGAGAAGAAGAAAACGGGACTTTCCACTCTCAAGATCAAGTATAATAAGATCGTTGGTTATTTTATAGAGATCTCCCGTGCACAAGCGGAGCAGGCTCCTAAAGAATATCTCAAAAAACAAACTCTAGTTACTTCGGAAAGATTTACCACTGCAAGACTAGAAGAGATAGAAAGAACGATTTTAGAAGCGGATGAGATCATCCAAAAAGTGGAGAAGGCAGAATTTGAAAAAATGGTACAAACCGTTTTGGAATATTCTTCCGAACTACTTCTTGTCTCGGAAGAATTCGGAGATCTTGATTTCCAAATTTCACTATTAAAGGCGGAGGAAAAATTCGGCTGGATACGCCCTGAACTGAGTGAGGATTCCAACTTAGAAATGAAATCTTCCAGACACCCTGTGGTGGAAGCAAGCCTTCCGGTTGGGGCAAAATTCACTCCAAATGATGTGGGCTTGGATGGAAAAGAAAACTCAATCGCCATCTTAACTGGTCCCAATATGGCCGGTAAGTCCACATTCATGAGGCAGATCGCAATTAATCAGATCTTATTCCAGATCGGCGGAAGTGTGGCGGCTGAAACTGCAAAACTTCCGATCTTAGACAAACTATTCACTCGTATCGGAGCTGGAGATAATCTGAATGCGGGAGAGTCCACATTCTATGTGGAAATGAAAGAAACTGCGAATATTCTAAAAAACTGTACTTCTCAATCTCTATTGCTTTTTGATGAAGTTGGAAGAGGAACTTCTACCTACGACGGAATGAGTATTGCTTGGGCGATTTTGGAATCTCTTTCTGAAATGCACCCAAGACCTAAAACTGTCTTTGCGACCCATTACCATGAACTTACCGAACTCGCCAGACTTCCCGGAGTTTGGAACCTTCATATGGAAACCGTGGAGAAGGATGATAAGGTCATCTTCTTAAGAAAAGTAAAACCAGGTAAGGCTAAAAAATCTTTCGGTATCTACGTGGCTCAACTTGCAGGAGTTCCAGATTCCGTAGTAAAACGAGCTGCCGAAATTCTCACAGATATGGAATCCAGGAAGAAAGAAATACGTATCCAAACCAGGGAACCTTCTTTATTCCAAGATATGAGCGCACCTAACGGCGACAGTCAGTTCTGGCAGGACTTTAAAAAAGAGATTACGGATCTTCCGATTGATTCTATGACTCCTATAGAAGCTTTAAAACTTTTGGATGATTGGAAGAAGAGAGTTAGTTCTCGAGGTTAA
- a CDS encoding response regulator, translated as MKGGVAPSGRPYQVIIAENSKFQAKQLAQILESEGYEVVGFAETGKELLNMYKENRKVDLITLDLHLPVIDGFAAFYEMKEMGVLPRVIVISDENTPAVIKALTEDGIMDYLIKPIKREKVLEKANSTVRKTIKI; from the coding sequence ATGAAAGGCGGAGTAGCTCCATCAGGAAGACCTTATCAGGTAATCATTGCGGAAAATTCTAAATTCCAAGCTAAACAATTGGCTCAGATCCTGGAATCCGAAGGTTATGAAGTGGTCGGTTTTGCGGAAACGGGCAAAGAACTCCTGAATATGTACAAGGAAAACCGAAAGGTAGACCTGATTACATTAGACCTTCACCTCCCTGTGATAGACGGTTTTGCCGCCTTTTATGAAATGAAAGAAATGGGAGTTCTTCCTAGAGTGATCGTGATCAGCGACGAAAACACTCCCGCAGTCATCAAGGCTTTAACAGAAGATGGTATCATGGACTATCTGATAAAACCGATCAAAAGAGAAAAGGTTCTAGAAAAAGCAAACTCTACCGTTCGCAAAACGATCAAGATCTGA
- the bioA gene encoding adenosylmethionine--8-amino-7-oxononanoate transaminase has product MIWHPYTIQLDSDPPLKIVSAKGEFLYDENGKEYIDAISSWWVSIHGHNHPKLVDAVKKQLDSLDHVLLAGFTHPPALELAHELLEFTNWNFRKVVYSDNGSTALEIMLKIALQYFRNQGRQKKKVFINFSYSYHGDTIGAMSVGGDSVFNRVFQSLLFQTKSFPSPACHDCPVSKSPHSCAEDCLDELEAYLSAHSEEVVGVVMEPLIAGAGGMLFHKPSVLTRLREITERHDVLLLLDEVFTGFGRTGADFAYQKAGIRPDMIALAKGLTAGILPLAVTLVREEIYKEFLSSEPMKAFYHGHTMTGYPPGCASALASLRIYKEENRLADVKKLESYLEEGWAKLRVEFPDKIKNTRVLGSVGVGELFTGKIRPGYVNPFAREFRRICQENGVILRPLGNVIYITPPYNISKSSLDKVFQAVREGLSAYKIED; this is encoded by the coding sequence TTGATCTGGCACCCGTACACAATCCAACTAGATTCCGATCCTCCTTTAAAGATAGTCTCTGCTAAGGGAGAATTTCTATATGATGAAAATGGAAAAGAATATATAGATGCAATCTCTTCTTGGTGGGTCAGCATCCACGGTCATAACCATCCTAAACTTGTGGACGCCGTTAAAAAGCAGTTGGATTCCTTGGATCATGTACTTCTCGCAGGTTTTACTCATCCTCCCGCATTAGAACTGGCTCATGAACTTTTAGAATTCACCAATTGGAATTTTCGTAAGGTCGTCTATTCTGACAATGGGTCCACCGCTTTGGAGATCATGTTGAAGATCGCTCTTCAGTATTTTAGGAACCAAGGTAGACAAAAGAAAAAGGTATTTATCAACTTCTCTTATTCTTATCATGGAGACACAATCGGAGCAATGAGCGTAGGAGGGGACTCAGTATTCAATAGAGTCTTTCAAAGCCTTTTGTTTCAGACTAAAAGTTTTCCTTCTCCCGCCTGTCATGATTGCCCGGTTTCTAAATCACCACATTCCTGTGCAGAAGATTGTTTGGATGAGTTAGAGGCGTACTTATCCGCTCACTCCGAAGAAGTAGTAGGAGTTGTAATGGAACCTTTGATCGCCGGTGCAGGCGGAATGTTATTCCATAAACCAAGCGTTCTTACAAGGCTTAGAGAGATCACAGAACGTCATGATGTGCTTCTTCTTTTGGACGAAGTATTTACCGGTTTTGGGAGAACTGGGGCAGACTTTGCCTATCAAAAAGCAGGGATACGTCCTGATATGATAGCGCTCGCAAAAGGACTGACTGCTGGAATTCTTCCTTTGGCAGTTACTTTGGTGAGAGAAGAAATTTACAAAGAATTTTTGTCCTCTGAACCTATGAAAGCATTCTATCATGGTCACACTATGACTGGATATCCGCCAGGCTGCGCTTCTGCACTTGCTTCATTACGAATTTATAAAGAAGAAAACAGACTCGCAGATGTAAAAAAATTGGAGTCTTATTTGGAGGAAGGTTGGGCCAAACTAAGAGTTGAATTTCCTGATAAGATCAAGAATACAAGAGTGCTCGGTTCGGTAGGTGTAGGAGAACTTTTTACAGGAAAGATTCGCCCAGGTTATGTGAATCCATTTGCGAGAGAGTTCCGTAGGATTTGCCAAGAGAATGGAGTGATACTTCGCCCACTCGGGAACGTGATATATATCACTCCTCCATATAATATTTCCAAATCTTCTTTGGACAAGGTGTTCCAAGCGGTCCGCGAAGGCCTCTCTGCTTATAAAATCGAAGATTGA